From the Cololabis saira isolate AMF1-May2022 chromosome 13, fColSai1.1, whole genome shotgun sequence genome, the window TTGTGCGTTGGATAACAGAATGTATGACTGTTTCTTACgcctgcttttttttgttttttttttgcaagtttgtggttttatttgtattattgttttttgttttgatgctTATAACATtgagtatttttctttttttctagacAAGTTTCTGGGTGGTACGAGAAATCCTTCATGCACAAACGTTGAAGATCAGAGCTGAGGTGCTGAGTCTGTACATTCGCACTGCTAAGGTACATGTCAGCTTCCAGTACAACACAATCTTTCCATTTTCAGTAAAGGTTTGCAGAGTAAACTCAACTAAATGTGCGTTTGATGTCGTCTTTACTTTTTATAGAAATTGTGTGACATTAACAACCTCCATGCAGTCATGGCTGTGGTGTCGTCGTTACAAAGTGCTCCCATTTTCCGGCTTACCAAAACATGGGCGGTAAGTATATTTGCCCTACTTTGAGTGTACATGTGTTTTACTAGTAGAGTGCAGTAATTACACTAAAATTTCATGAACACCAATTTCCACAACTTTAAACACATTCAAAACGGCTATTAAAAGCTAGCGTAAATGATCTAAGTAAGtggaagatttaaaaaaaaaaatgatattcaGCAAAAACACTGAATTAACACAATTTTATGGGATGATGAGCAATCGTATTCCAGCACAGGAACTTTTCTTCTTTGGCACTGACTTTCTTAGGGGTTGACACTGTATCCAGTGTTGCACATTTGTTCCTCAGTAAAATATTGAGCTGCATATCATGTgtctttgcattttttttctggaTACAGACTTGATGTGCAGAGTGGACTTGTTCCGTTTTAACGAACATGCAAGAGGCTACCGACCTGCATCAGTATTGTAGATGAAGATACAGAGCTCACATGATGATATTATGATGCTCTGACAGAAtagacatttttgtaattgggTATCACAAAATGAATCAATTTGGTTATTTCAAAACTATCATTCAATACAAAAGGTGTTTCTGTTTTATGGTGCATCTTTTGTTTTCTAGTGTTGGTGTAGTTGTGCTGCCCCTCTGGCTCTTTccatacattttgcagcaaatcATTTATTAGGTTAAACGGTCCTCAAACTACCACTACACTAGTTGTAGCTAAATCAAGATAGGCAAAGTTACATTTCCCTTCTAATCCCTTCTAGTGTATGTGTATTCTTGCTACCTCTGATGCGTTTGTGTCTTGCCCTCCTTCTTTTCCCTCCCTACTTCATCTTCCTTCTCACCTCATAGTTGTTGAGTCGAAAGGATAAGGCAACGTTTGATCGGCTCGACTACCTGATGTCCAAAGAAGACAACTATAAACGTCTGAGAGACTTCATCAGCAGCCAGAGCATGGTCTCTTGTATACCATACCTTGGTAAGAGAGAGAAATCTATTTCATAATCAAAGACCACTGCAGTGTGTGAGTGATCTATGAAGTCTGTGCCAAGATGCTTAAAACTGATCTACAAAACTTAACGGGGTGTTGGCAGGTTTACATGTTTACTTCTCCGTCAAGCATCTGtgtctagtgtgtgtgtgtgtgtgtgtgtgtgtgtgtgatcattACCCTATGGATTGTTCAGTGTGTCAGTCAGTCATGTTAAATCTTCCTTTATATTCATCCTTATTTTTCAGCAAGCAGCTTGTTTCAATTGTtgcttttcctctctcttttttttccttgtacCCCATCCTTCATTATCTTGACTTCTTATTTTCCCTGGCTTCCATGAACGAAGACAAGTGTGTGCTGAACATAAATTGGCTGTTTATTGGGAAACATCTCAAAGCCCCAtattttggggaaaaaacacATGAATCGTTttgaaagaggggaaaaaagtctTCTTCTCTCAATGCTTGagcctttcttttctttagctCCACAGTATGATGTCACTCAAGAATCCTTTACGAGTTGTGCAATGAAAATGCCCAGGTCTGTGGTTTTACTGGTGTACAGTTTGTTCTCATTTTGACTCAATGGTTGAAAGAATTTGAGTTTTACTGccccaagattttttttttcttttaccatgAGGTTTggcacaaacaaacacgcacagaTACAAATACCACTACAGTCTTTACAGAAACTCTGTCTTTACAGAAACTCTGTCACTCTGTCAGTCTTTACAGATATAtaatgagtatatatatatatatatatatatatatatatatatcccctcATTTCTTTCACCCAGAGCTCCTGTCTAGGTGTCAATCCTGGGCTTTACAGAAACCTTTAACTGACCGTTGTTCCTCCCACGCTCGGTCACGGAAGGCAGGTAATGACAGACTTCAAGACAAATGCCATCTCCGAGCTGTGAAATGGCACACCTTTGCTTAACTGCACATCCTCTTCGTGTGGGCAGCAGTAAAACCTTTCCATTTGCTAAGCCTTCTGAATGATGTGCGACTTGCTGGTTTGAGTTAAGATGGGGTTTTTCGTGCAGCAATGCCTGAGTGGGATGGTGTTCCCTCATGAGATGAACTTCTCAGTTTGATGTATGTTCATGTGTGCGGTGTGACCATCTGGGTGTTGTGAGGGTTGAAATGATCCAAGTTGGcacagaagaggaaaaaagccaCTCTTGCACTGGAGGATTTCCTTTAATCATAAATGCAGCTTATCCCTCAAACCAGAGCGCTTGTTCCAGAGCATCACTCCTCAAATACGTGTTGGGTTTGTGCGTAAAGGTTACATAGGGGGagattttcttgtgtttgtgtagTTGTTGGTGATTAgcaaacaaaatatataaatttGGGTTTAAGCCTAAATTAAAGCCCACAGCAGGTTTTTGAATgatcaaagttttttttttttgtttttgttttgtcccCCGTAGCTGTCTAAAAATACTACAAAAGGTTTTGACTCCctagaaatattttttgcatacttgtttctgtcttTGCTCCATTTGAATTTTTACAAGTTTGATAGATATCTCTGGCTAACGGGTCTGGAGAACCAGCTATGTGTCTGCCCTGCAGTAAGTAACACAATTTTGCAtctcttttttcccctgtgTATGTTTGACAGTGTAATCTCTGACCTGCTATTAGGGCTTGGCAAACACAGCTCCCTCTCATTTTTACTCACCACACTACGAGTCTGTTGAATGTTCAGTTGAACTTGCTCTTGTTCTCAAGTAAATATGGTACTGCAAAATGTTTTACTTAACAGTTCTTTCCGTGCACACCACCAGCCATGAAGGGAAAGCAGCATAACACCAGCGGCCTTGGTTTCCCATCACTGTCAACTGCTAACATTCTGTGCCCAAGGGTTTTAACGGTACTCATTACCCAATATAAGGTCCTGTGGACCGTTTTACACGAGGAAGAAACATTAGCTTGAAGCATAAAACATGCAGTCATGGGTTTTTGCACATGTTGAATCATAACCTGCATGCACTTAAAAATGGATGTGTATTTTAAAATAGAAGATTATGTGCTCTGTTGGATGAATGAGTGAGTGAAAAATACAAAGGAAATGCTTGGGACTTTTCTGAATTATGTGTTTTGGCCTTCATTAGTGGAGAAAGATTTTTCAGAAGGATGAAAACGAGCAAAAAGGCTCCCGCTGGTTGTGCTGACTCGTGGTTGCTGTGGGACACAAGACTGAAGTGTATCCAATAACCAATGTAATGGAAAACACTGGGATTACAGTGGGATATGTCTCGGATCAGAACAGTCTGCCAAGGGGTTCCTTCCCCACTGGTTCCTATAAGTCAAACTCCTCTGTCTCCGGGGCTAGTGCAGCCAATCCTGCTCAGTCTCAATGTCTAGAAATGTTGAGATGTAGAGTATTTTACATATCTGACAGCTAGCCTATCTGTTAAGCATAACTCTTGGCTTAGCGTTAAACCACATAGTGTTGGCTGAAGCGGTGTCCTCCTTATAGTGGTACAGCATTCGACGGCACATATCTCTTCTGACTTAAAGCACGTCTGGTGGAGACTGTAATGACGGGAGCTATCATTTTCAAGATATGTGGATTTttcaagatgtttttttttctttcagtagTGTAATGTAACAGGAATGTTCCCCTCTGAGTCTGCTCCAGCTGTCTCTTGCATTTGATCATTCTTAGTTTCTTTTGCATACATTTCAGTCTGCATTTTTCAATAGCAGCATCGGTTAATGTCTTTCCTAAAACTTTGTCTGTGATACAGTACAATTTATGTGTGAAAAGCTGGAATTTTCCTCTAATTTCTTTGTCATTGTGCTCTTGCTTTCTTTTCTGAAATACCCACATTTTTACCCTGCCCACTTTTTTTGCtcctttttattgaatttttaaGTCATACCGACCCCTGTCAGTTCTACTAATATCAGATCAAAATAGAAAACTGTATTCTAGGTAATTTGTCTATTTATTCATGCAGTTTTCATCACACTACGCGAACATGTCGCTTGTCCTTAGACCACTAACGGTAGTAAAAACTGAAAGACCATTTAATATTCTTGAAAATATTTTATTGTGGATGGCTGGCAGGACATCTTGCATGTTATCCATGCACAAGTCAACTACACATCCTCTCTGAAATATTTCTACTatatttttgtgtgtttctgttcAGGTGTTACTAATGTATATCTACACTGGTGGAAAAAATGTTACAGGAATAGATATATAATGGCCATGTTTGAGTACTCCTGCTATAAATACACTGATAAATTACAAATAATGGCAGAGTAACAACACTGAACATTTGGCCTGAGTTAAATTGTACctcttaaattaacttttacaaataaatccaaCAATATTTACATACCAGAGCCAGCTCAGCCATATGCACAGTGGACAAGCATATAATGACACAAGTTCATTCCCTTTTTGGGGTTGTAAGAACCCCCATGAGTCCAGAAAATCTCAGATACGAACTGTATCGGACTGTAGATTAAGGCCTTTCCGTCATGGCTTAATTTTTCAGGTGTTCTGTTTAACACAAGTCAAAGCATCAATTTTCATGCTGTGTGTGACATGTCTCAATAAATCAAGTGCACTGTGGTATGGGGAGCACTATTCGCACTAAATCAACAGTAGCTGCTCAAAAGAAATCTGTTTTTAGTTAATGACCATTTTGCTTTATTATATAGAGTCTCAAGAAGACAGAGTAAAATAGGACACTTGAGATTGAAACGACACGGTCTCGGGGAGCATGGTGGGCCATTACTGTCCAAATTGATGGGTGGAGCAGAGCACTTACTTGGAGAGGGCAATTGGATTGGTGTTCATCTCAGCCTCTACAGAGACTTGTGGCATTGATATTGTCCGTGCCCCCGTCTCCTTTACAAGGCTCTGTTATACAATAGCAGAAATTCCAATTCTGTCtttaacataacataaataaGTCAAAGAACATCAAACTGGAGCTGGGGCTGTGATTGACGGGGGCCATGGTTTAAGATTTCAGTCGATTGGTCGTATCATGAGGCGGACAGACTTGAGAGAGTAGAAGCCACCTCCGTATTCTTCCCAAAAGATCCCGTCCTGAAATTTGCTTCGGTAAACTCCCCCGCTGTACCACACACCATTCAGATTGGTCTGACCGCAAGCATTGTACCACCAGCCGCCCTTATGGAAATGGGCACAATTacctaataaaaaaaagagcacaATGCCAGAGGATGAGATCTTAATGTCCTTCCAGGAATTCATTCAAATCTTTTTGAAGAGGTACGTTCACCTACCAGAGAAGGCATCCCTGTCACGATCGAGCGTGGTGAACTGTTTGCCGTTGTGACTAGTGAAGGAGTCGCCAGCGTTGCCCTGATAGGTGCCCAGCCTCAGCCGGTAGCCCTCGCTCTCCGGCTCCAGATGGAAGCTGCTGTACTCGGCATACACCTTCTTCCCTGTCCAGTCTTCTAGCTCTATCATCAGCTTATAGTCGCCCTGTTTGGCCAGGTTAAAGATGTTGTCCAGCCCAAGCCAGTGCTCACCATCTATGTTGCCAAAGCCTTTCTGTAAGGGACAAGCACCACAGTAGGTTTTAGTCAGTTGCGATTTtggttgaaatgtggagaatgaCACACTTTTCTTGGTAGCTGTTCAGTAAAGAGATCCATATCCCAATAATACATACTGTAGCCTTCAATTAAACAAACATCAAAGGAAGCACTCTTCCTTTGCTTGTTTAGATCACATCTAAACAGCAAAGCTGACACAAGGCAAGGACAAGAGGAGATGACGACATGATCATTGAGGTTCAGAGTTTCATTTACTTCTCAGACCAATATGGTGCCCTGATTTGGGTtagttttatttacatgtaGGTCTTTGGATAGAGATCTTGGCAACAATTACAGTGTGAGGAAATCCACCAGTAAGCTGTTTACACTGTATTGGAGCAAGTGCGTGTTTCACAACCGAGATATAAGCTGCCAAGTTCAGCCAATTCTCGGAAAAGTGTGTGCTAATTTAtgaaatttaaacttttgtcAAGCCTTGTTTACTTTCGTTAAACTTAACACTCATCATGTGAACTTACTTTGTAGTTGTCCCAGTTCCGAAAGAAGTTAACCGCGCCATCTCTTCTTCTTTGCAACACTGTCCATCCGCCGTTGTCAAGGCCATGTTCACACCAGGCCTGGATCAGCTGGTCACTGTTGTCTGTCTTCAGTAGGTACATCCCGCTGGTGGTGTGGCCCGCCTGTCGCACCTGGAAACAGTCCCTGAAAGGACCTGGGGTTTGAAAGTTAGGGTTGAGATTTGTTATGTTTGATGGTGTACCAGAATACATCATCATTTCAATCTCAACATGAGTTTATTGGGTTTACAAAGCTCTTAATCGGTTTGTTGAGAGAAGAAGTTGAGAAATTATTGAGAAGGAATGTCTGCAAGACTGTTTTGAGATGATGTATCACTTTTGTAACATCTATCTGTCAAGTATATCCACTCTATCCTGTCAATTGGTTTTGTGGGCGGATGCAGAGAACACACTGAATCCAGTACTtataatttaaaagaaaattgtaCTCTCTCCACGGTAGCTGGGTCTTTGGAAGATAGTTTTCTGAGCTGAGGGTTGGAGCACATAGGGACCTAGTGTAGTGTCCATTGACAGATATCTAAAACCTACCAGAACAGGCATTTCATTTTTCGATTGCGTCTTCAAACCTCTTGTAGTTGAGCttaaaaataaaccaaacataACAAAGAGGCTTTAAAGGGTGTAACTAGACCAAACTGTGGTCAGACAATGTGTCTTTACAGTAGTAGCGAACCTACATGGAAGAAAGTGCATTTAGGGTGCTGCGGTGTTTAGATGTTTCACCGTCTACTGAGAAATCTTTCCTTATATACTGACTTTCATTCAAAAGGGAAAATGAAAATCCAAGAGTTAAATCTCACACTGCCCTTTCATTATCTCAGAGTACCTGCCATTTCACCTCCTGCTACCACTTCCTTACCTAATGTTttcctgtctttttttctcttttcctccttgGAGGTTTTTTTCATTAAGTATTCTCTCTTTACTTTTCTTTGTTGGTGCTCACCCTCACTGAGAGGAGGCGTCAGCTTTCGTTTCTGAACGGCAGGACTTCTCAGGCGGGATTTTGAAGATTTGACAGCAAAGTATTCATGAAAGTGCTTTTAATTTATTCACACTTCTCATTAACATTtttgtaaattaacattttttttaaccatttaaaaaaaaatgtatataattgTCCAGTTAATCATATATAATTTCACCATACTTAATTAGTCCACCAAACAgatcttgttttatttcttctaGTCTGTGCGGTCGATGTTGTAAATGATGTCGTCTCTTTCCATCATGTATAATCCCTGTCAACATTCCCCGCCATCCTCTAATCGCCAGTCAAAATACAACGGCCTGAACCAGGTTTTAGGAGACATTTCCAAGTAGCATTCCGGCCGTGCAAATTAGATTCATATTAAGGATGATCTTTTTCAGATGTCGGAATGATGCAGTGTCTGGGAGAGGAGCAGTAGCTTTGGAGAGGAGCCTTGTTTATCTTAAAGAATTCTTTATCTAATTTGGTGGTTTTCTGCGAGGACTTGAGGCCTGATGAACTTAATTACCCATTGTACTTATACTTTGACTATTCTTGGCTCCTGCATGTCTCCTAAGGATGGCGTAAACATGACCAAGGCCATGCAGTAGGTAAATGTATCCCCTTTCTGTGAAGTCTTTCAGTGCTGTTCAAAGAGGCCTAATCCACATTGCACTAATTTAGTACATATGCTCAGTGCTGTGCAGCCAAGTGGGAAAACAGGAATGTATGATTTCACTGAGCTTTGTTGCACGCGAAGGAAGAGCCAACCGTGTCTCAGGATTACCAACCATTGTGAGGAAATTCATGTTGAATTGCAATCCTTAGCTAATTACCCTTAAGCATTTGTGTGTTCAACTAAATTGCATAATTGCTACCAGTTATTTAGGACATTTaggttttaaagtgctccaaATGTGCtcttatttgcctaccctcctCCACCATTTGACACTGAAATGGATACATACCCTCAGAGGTAAGTGTTCCCTGTGGTGGTGGAGGATCAATCCCGAAGGGGCTTGCAGTAGGCAACTCCCTGTGTGATCCTCGCGTGAAGGCGCGGTTGTTATTGAGTGTTTGAATCTCATTGGTGAATCGGTTGTTTACTGGTAGGTTCTGCGGCACCACCTTGACCAGTGGAGGAACTGGGGGCAGGTCAACGCGTCCCTGTGTCCTCAGACATTGCTCCTCTAGTGCAGAGATGAGAACGGACTGGTTATTGACCACCTCAGCCATCATTGCATACCGGGACTCCAGCTCCTTGTACCTTGAAGCCAGTCGCATCATCTCTGAGGTCACATTCAGGACGCGGTTCTCCAGCTGGGCCAGCTCCAGTGAATTGTCTCTCTTCCTGATGATCTCATGCAGCAGCTGCATGTAGAGCTGGGTCACCCTGGAGTTCATGTTTCTGCTCTCTTTCCTCAGCAGCTTCATTTCATTCACCAAGTTACCATCTACATCTACCACCAGCTGCAGAGTCTCAATCTCTCGCCGCTGTTTGTTGAGAACCTCCCGCGCATCTGCAATGTCCATGCGCGTCACTCTGTCTTTGTCTGGCTCGGGCCCTGTGGTGCTGGCACAGATTGGACCTGATGACAGATTCAAAATGTTTAAGAGATTAACGAATAGCTATTAGGGTGTTCTGTGGAGTGTAATGTCACGATACTGATGATGTATTTCTTGGAGAGACCAGCGGTACCTGTGATTCTCTGCTGAGGTACCAGGAATGTATAGGAACACTTTTTAGCATCGGCATCCAGTGCAGCTCTTTTACTCCTTTGGAGAGAAGGCTCTCTGGTCCTGCGGGCTTCCCTGGAACTCCTGCAGTAGCTCTCCCCCCAGAGGGAGAGGCAGAGGATGGCACACAGGCTCCACATCAGCCCCTGCATTGCTGCTGgctggatggattgatgaacaGCAACTAGGGCTCCCTCCAGGCCTCCCTGAAAGAATATAAGACCTTTAGTAGATAAGGGGGGGAAATAGACTAACCAAAGGGCTGAAATCAGCCAGATTGCTTTTCCAGAGCAGATCAGAACTACAATGTGTTTATtacgtgcttttttttttctagtccaAGGACCACTCGAGGTGCTTAAGCAGACCCCCACAGGATTTTGAAGACATTATATTTAATGTGCAATTATATTTTCTGTCCAGCCAACTGGTGAggtctgttttatgttttagaTAAATTCCCTGTTCACAGACCTTGTTTCCAATGTTCTGTCAGTTTCCCCCTGACAAAGGGAGGACTTGCTCAAAGATGCTGTTTTAGCTTTATATTTGGTATTTGCCCAGATTTGCTTCCTCTTTCAAATATAAGAATTACAGTTATTATTACGATGACTAACTAACAATTACCCTTAACAGATTTTACTTTGTTGGAAAAATCTTTCCAGGTAATCCTTGTTAGAAATGTTCAACATGCTAACTGCTGAAAGTCTTCATGCTCTTGGAAAAAGTGAGTAATTTTCCGAGTTAAtgcataaataaaatgaaaaagaaacaacaacaaggaAAATTGTTGCCTTGGCTGcataaaaggaagaaaatattgaggttTTTTCCAGCTAAAAGGCACGTTATAGTCTCATGTCAGTTAGTATTGGCCATGATTCCTCTCTAGGTGGAACGAGCTGGCCCGTCATGTCaccaaaatgtttccttttgcgCATCAGAACTTGTCGCCAAATCTGTTTTCACCTCTTTTATTGCTTTTACTttatcctcttttcttttttaaaggtgAAACATAAAACATCAAGCAAGTTGAACAAACCATTTATcaagtaaaatatatttttcatttttcatatcCTGCACTTTTTACCATTTTAAGTGTGATGTTTCAAAACATTTACAGAAGATCTTAATGAAGGCAGTAAACCTGAGGAGAGTGAGAATATGATCTTGGTGATCTCAACTGAAAACTATTAAATGCTCAGTTTTGCTCCCGATCCCTAATGaggatttaaaaacaagaaGTTTGATACAGTATTACttgcttttttatttcaattcatTTTGATAGTAGAAGTcgtataaatgtaaaaaatatttaCTTGTGGTCtttattaatacattatttTTAGATCATTTTGACCTTAgcttctgtttatttttttcaatcatCATCAGCAAGCAAAATACATGAGAGATCACAATATTTGTTGCCACAATGTCATCTGTAACTGAATCAGTGACACACTGTTTAAGCAAATCTTACTTACAGGGTTTTCTCCTACAATTTGATTTGAAACATCTGACCCGTTAACTTATTCAGTACCGCCTCACATCCCATACCCCTCCATGTTAAAACCACTGACCCCAAATACCAACGCAGCTTCCTGTGAAACGGCCTAAAAGAGATGTCGGATAGGCGGTTGTTTTTGCAAGCTCGTCTCTACAGGGCTGTGTATCAACAAATTTACAAAGGAAAGTATACCGACACAAATGCAGCAGTATCATAACCGTGCGAATGGACATGTGTAAGGCCAAGAGTCTTAAATTCTTCAATTCAGTCGTAGTTTTCACTCGGCCCTACATCATTTAGGCGGACCCTCGGCCCTGAGACTCGGGCGCTGTACGTCTCTCATATGACGCCATTGTGGTTTTTCAGGAATTCTGGCAATCATGTCACTTGGAACAATGttgagaggtgtgtgtgtgtgtgtgtgtgtgtgtgtgtgtgtgtgtgtgtgtgtgtgtgtgtgtgtgtgtgtgtgtgtgtgtgtgtgtgtgtgtgtgtgtgtgtgtgtgtgtgtgtgtgtgtgtgtgtgtgtgtgtgtgtgtgtgtgtgtgtgtgtgtgtgtgtgtgtgtgtgtgtgtgtgtgtgtgtgtgttgcagtcTTTATGGTACGTGTAAGCTTGTACATCCATCTGTATGATTGAATACTGTGTGTGCGTGACTATCCAGAGACGTTATTCATTTTCAtggtcaggtttttttttccagcagcCAGTTTGTCTGACAGTGTAACCAGGTACTGTATCCTTGCTGACCTCGGTGAAAGCTGCTAATGACTTTAGCAGCGACATCAGCAGTTTCTCTTCTAAACTATGGctgccctttctttctttttttctatcattcttattttctttttttattatttttttaccttgttgCTGCCATCTCCAAAGACGTGTCCATTTATATGGAGCAGACAGTGTTGAAGTTCATCCATCAGTTATTTCCAGCATctgttcttatttctttcttgtcatgctccttttttttttcctctttagtttttttggttCATTCCTCCCTTCTCTGCTCCCGTCCTCTTGAGTCTGATTCCCTCCTGAGTGGCTGGTCTGAGTCTGAGGGGCCTAACCTCTTTCATGGAACCCCAATATATCAAAGACATTCCAAGAAACACCGAGGGGTCACTTGATGTGTCATGAAGGTACAAAGTTTAGTGTTTTCTCAGAACAGTCAGGGTCTCCTTTTCTTTAACCTCGGAAATATcaaaaccaaccagatgaagtgtTTCAGGACTGTGAAGGCCATCAGGTGGGACATTTAAGCTGCTTACCTTTTGTAAAAGGAACTTTGTCTGGCAATGTGCTTATGCTAGTACATTACCCTCATATTTTGTTAACCTGGAAATCGGTATGAAATTCTGCAAGCAGAAAGttgcatttaaaagaaaaggggtagtttttattgtattggctttctttctttttttcagtcatgcTTGACCAACTGGTCTGCATCAACAAAGGTTGCAGGGAAATTATGTATGCAGTAGTAGTGCACATCTGGTGCTCTTTAGACTCAATAATAAAAGGAGCAAGATATTAAAGTATGTGTGCACATGTGAAAACGACACTTGTAGTGATTGTATTGTGTTGAATGGATATATAAGCGTctgtaatacattttaaaacacaATAGTACAAATTTCCTTCCATTTATCAGAGAAGGGTTTTCAGCTCATCACTAGAAGTGCTGCTGGTTTTTTGTTGCTTCGTGAAATAAATGTTACAATCAGAACATACTTTAA encodes:
- the angptl1a gene encoding angiopoietin-related protein 1a; the encoded protein is MQGLMWSLCAILCLSLWGESYCRSSREARRTREPSLQRSKRAALDADAKKCSYTFLVPQQRITGPICASTTGPEPDKDRVTRMDIADAREVLNKQRREIETLQLVVDVDGNLVNEMKLLRKESRNMNSRVTQLYMQLLHEIIRKRDNSLELAQLENRVLNVTSEMMRLASRYKELESRYAMMAEVVNNQSVLISALEEQCLRTQGRVDLPPVPPLVKVVPQNLPVNNRFTNEIQTLNNNRAFTRGSHRELPTASPFGIDPPPPQGTLTSEGPFRDCFQVRQAGHTTSGMYLLKTDNSDQLIQAWCEHGLDNGGWTVLQRRRDGAVNFFRNWDNYKKGFGNIDGEHWLGLDNIFNLAKQGDYKLMIELEDWTGKKVYAEYSSFHLEPESEGYRLRLGTYQGNAGDSFTSHNGKQFTTLDRDRDAFSGNCAHFHKGGWWYNACGQTNLNGVWYSGGVYRSKFQDGIFWEEYGGGFYSLKSVRLMIRPID